One window from the genome of Bacillus weihaiensis encodes:
- the ytvI gene encoding sporulation integral membrane protein YtvI, translated as MTTFFNKRTILTIVTIIIIGIIGFFILPISVPLIVAFVTALFLEPAIKLLQHRAKLNRQLSVLFVFLLFVVLIGVSGYILTTKVIGEVVQIVDNAPSYINEITKVWENFQDDLTTTTKDLPQFIVNEISDQVTNFLQTARTDLTSYVNIDNIKALFTNIPNYLVNLIVYLIALFLFMLELPRLKLKFYSYLTQKTAEKVAFMTSRLNFVVMGFIKAQFLVSVIIFVTTFIGLLFIAPEIALIMSLIIWIIDVIPLIGSIIIMGPWSLYHLITGDVTLAAKLGILTVILLVIRRTIEPKVMGTHIGLSPLSTLISMYLGLKLFGVLGFFIGPMLLIVYNSAREAGIIKIKFKI; from the coding sequence TTGACCACATTTTTTAACAAACGTACAATTCTCACAATCGTAACTATCATAATAATAGGGATTATTGGATTTTTCATCCTTCCTATTTCTGTTCCATTAATCGTAGCATTTGTTACAGCCCTCTTTCTTGAACCAGCTATTAAGTTGCTTCAACATAGAGCGAAGCTGAACAGACAGTTGTCTGTCCTATTTGTTTTCTTATTATTTGTCGTCCTTATAGGTGTGTCCGGTTATATTCTAACAACAAAGGTAATTGGAGAAGTTGTTCAAATTGTAGATAACGCTCCATCCTATATAAACGAAATTACAAAAGTCTGGGAAAACTTTCAAGATGATTTGACAACAACTACGAAGGATTTACCTCAATTTATTGTCAACGAGATAAGTGATCAGGTAACAAATTTCCTTCAAACAGCAAGAACTGATCTGACAAGCTATGTAAATATAGATAATATAAAAGCTTTATTTACAAATATTCCAAACTATTTAGTTAATTTGATTGTCTATTTAATTGCTCTTTTCTTATTCATGTTAGAACTCCCAAGATTAAAGCTAAAATTTTATTCTTATTTAACCCAAAAAACAGCTGAAAAAGTAGCATTTATGACTTCGAGACTTAATTTCGTTGTAATGGGTTTTATAAAGGCTCAGTTCTTAGTAAGTGTAATTATTTTTGTCACAACGTTTATCGGTTTATTGTTTATCGCACCCGAAATTGCTTTAATTATGTCTCTCATTATTTGGATTATTGATGTTATCCCCTTAATAGGTTCAATTATTATTATGGGACCTTGGTCACTCTACCACTTAATTACTGGAGATGTTACTTTAGCTGCAAAGTTAGGAATTCTAACAGTTATCTTACTTGTTATTAGACGAACAATCGAACCAAAAGTAATGGGCACCCACATTGGTTTATCTCCTTTATCAACTTTAATCTCTATGTATTTAGGATTAAAATTGTTTGGTGTATTAGGTTTCTTCATTGGTCCAATGTTATTAATTGTTTACAATTCTGCTCGTGAAGCAGGAATTATTAAAATTAAATTTAAAATATAA
- a CDS encoding GNAT family N-acetyltransferase, with the protein MIEILTNRLMIVPCSLDIAKSLIFHRKELEKRSPIGIPASWPSSIVKGFLPYYIEELETDKKDNDFGFWLIILYEEKKIIGDLVMEGRPIKDGTVSLDYHLDISKEKTTDETIAYEAIDALIDWLTYQKSVKKIVMECRRDQEQVIHLLNRLGFICQSKEGSFLKWEMQKRDNL; encoded by the coding sequence TTGATTGAAATACTTACAAATCGTTTAATGATCGTGCCATGTTCACTTGATATTGCAAAGTCACTTATTTTTCATAGAAAGGAATTAGAAAAAAGGTCTCCAATCGGTATTCCTGCCTCATGGCCGTCTTCTATTGTAAAGGGATTTTTACCATATTATATTGAGGAATTAGAAACAGATAAGAAAGATAATGATTTTGGATTTTGGTTGATTATTTTGTATGAGGAAAAGAAAATTATAGGAGATTTAGTCATGGAAGGCCGTCCTATAAAAGATGGAACAGTTTCTTTAGATTATCATCTTGACATTTCAAAAGAAAAAACAACAGATGAAACAATTGCGTATGAAGCAATTGACGCATTAATCGATTGGTTGACTTATCAAAAGTCTGTAAAAAAGATTGTGATGGAGTGTAGACGAGACCAAGAACAAGTAATCCATCTATTAAATCGCTTAGGCTTCATATGTCAATCTAAGGAAGGGTCGTTTTTAAAGTGGGAAATGCAAAAAAGAGATAACTTATAA
- a CDS encoding DUF420 domain-containing protein, which translates to MNTSLPILPTISTTFIVLSAISVAIGWYLIKQRKINAHIKVMTIAAVFAVLFFIIYASRTIFIGNTAFGGPDDIKIYYTIFLIFHITLATVGAVLGIISLVTGYKKKYEKHRKLGPVTSIVWFFTGITGLAVYLLLYVFYHGGETTSVIKAILGF; encoded by the coding sequence ATGAATACTTCATTACCAATTTTACCGACTATTAGTACAACATTTATCGTATTAAGTGCAATTTCTGTTGCGATTGGATGGTACTTAATAAAACAACGAAAAATTAATGCACATATAAAAGTAATGACAATTGCAGCAGTCTTTGCCGTGCTTTTCTTCATTATCTATGCTTCTAGAACCATTTTTATTGGTAATACAGCCTTTGGTGGTCCAGATGATATTAAGATTTATTATACTATTTTCTTAATCTTTCATATAACTTTGGCTACAGTTGGTGCTGTTCTAGGAATAATCTCCTTAGTTACTGGTTATAAGAAAAAATATGAAAAGCATCGTAAGCTTGGTCCTGTTACGAGTATTGTTTGGTTTTTTACTGGAATTACGGGTTTAGCTGTTTATTTATTACTTTACGTTTTTTACCATGGTGGAGAAACAACATCGGTTATTAAAGCAATATTAGGTTTTTAA
- the ctaG gene encoding cytochrome c oxidase assembly factor CtaG: MSFDIFGFRALWSPYFLLILVLITILYFLIIGPWRHKFKESEPIPTKQKILFVLAIFTLYISKGSPVDLLGHIMFSAHMTQMAILYLVVPPLLILGIPNWLWKTLIYRPVIKPILKVLTNPIIALILFNGIFSIYHVPLVFDFVKTDPVYHSIMSTVIFFGAMLMWWPLLNTLPDWKSLTGIKKVGYIFADGVLLTPACALIIFATDPLYLTYSEPQAWINALQLCVPADMLSGLNLTGPEMFNILPTVEDQQLGGVLMKIIQEIVYGTILAYIFFQWAGNERKKDELELQETLSPKPN, translated from the coding sequence ATGAGCTTTGATATATTCGGATTTCGTGCATTATGGAGTCCTTACTTTCTACTTATTCTTGTGTTAATAACCATCTTATATTTCTTAATTATTGGACCTTGGCGTCATAAATTCAAGGAAAGTGAACCTATTCCTACTAAACAAAAAATTCTCTTTGTCCTTGCTATTTTCACGCTTTATATTAGTAAGGGGAGTCCTGTAGATTTGCTTGGTCATATCATGTTTAGTGCCCATATGACACAAATGGCGATTTTGTATCTTGTTGTTCCTCCATTACTTATTTTAGGTATTCCTAATTGGTTATGGAAAACGTTAATATACAGGCCTGTTATTAAGCCAATACTAAAGGTATTGACTAATCCTATTATTGCACTAATCCTTTTTAATGGCATATTCTCTATCTATCATGTACCTTTAGTCTTTGATTTTGTTAAAACAGATCCTGTGTATCACTCTATAATGTCGACTGTCATTTTCTTTGGTGCTATGTTAATGTGGTGGCCACTTTTAAACACATTGCCAGATTGGAAATCGCTTACAGGTATAAAGAAAGTAGGTTATATCTTTGCAGACGGTGTATTATTAACACCAGCCTGTGCATTAATTATCTTTGCAACAGACCCACTATACTTAACATACTCTGAGCCTCAAGCTTGGATTAATGCTTTACAGTTATGTGTTCCAGCAGATATGCTCTCAGGGTTAAATTTAACAGGTCCTGAAATGTTTAACATACTTCCAACCGTTGAAGATCAACAGTTAGGCGGGGTTCTTATGAAGATAATACAAGAAATTGTATATGGAACAATACTTGCCTATATCTTTTTTCAATGGGCTGGAAATGAACGAAAGAAAGATGAACTTGAGTTACAAGAAACCCTTTCACCGAAACCTAACTAA
- the ctaF gene encoding cytochrome c oxidase subunit IVB: MANNHNSANPKVDLTYRRKKNAEDMKHQIITFSMMIFLTIIAFIAVGYDGIGEWFKIPFIITLAVIQVIFQLYYFMHMSHRGHEAAALFLFSGVGVAGLTVLAFMTIIWW, encoded by the coding sequence ATGGCAAATAATCACAATTCAGCAAACCCTAAAGTAGATCTTACTTACCGCCGTAAAAAAAATGCAGAAGATATGAAGCACCAAATCATAACTTTTTCTATGATGATTTTCTTAACAATTATAGCGTTTATTGCAGTTGGCTATGACGGAATTGGCGAATGGTTTAAGATTCCATTTATCATCACATTGGCAGTCATTCAAGTTATTTTCCAACTCTATTATTTTATGCATATGAGTCATAGAGGCCATGAGGCAGCAGCTTTATTCTTGTTCTCAGGTGTTGGTGTTGCAGGACTTACTGTTCTAGCATTTATGACAATTATCTGGTGGTAA
- the ctaE gene encoding cytochrome c oxidase subunit III: MANVEEKLTAENFPASPERATLEGKNKFTGFWLFLGGETVLFASLFATFLALRESTAGGASTQDLFEIPLVFVATMLLLTSSLTSVYAMYHMKNFNFGKMQLWLIITVLLGFAFLLLEIYEFNHYVHEFEFTITSSALGSAFYTLVGTHGLHVAFGLLWITTLIVRNAKRGLSLYNAPKYYLASLYWHFIDVVWVFIFTVVYLMGMVG; the protein is encoded by the coding sequence ATGGCAAATGTTGAGGAAAAATTAACGGCAGAAAATTTTCCTGCTTCGCCTGAAAGAGCTACCCTCGAAGGTAAAAATAAGTTTACAGGCTTTTGGTTATTCTTAGGTGGAGAGACCGTACTTTTCGCTAGTCTCTTCGCAACATTTTTAGCATTACGTGAATCAACTGCTGGAGGAGCTTCAACACAGGATTTATTTGAAATTCCACTAGTGTTTGTAGCAACAATGCTACTTTTAACATCAAGTTTAACAAGTGTATATGCAATGTATCACATGAAGAACTTTAATTTTGGTAAAATGCAGCTATGGTTGATTATCACTGTTCTTTTAGGTTTTGCATTCCTCCTGCTTGAGATTTATGAATTTAACCATTATGTTCATGAATTTGAGTTTACAATTACAAGTAGTGCATTAGGATCGGCTTTCTATACGTTAGTTGGAACACATGGTCTTCACGTTGCATTTGGTCTTCTTTGGATCACAACTTTAATTGTTCGTAATGCTAAACGTGGCTTAAGCTTATACAATGCGCCTAAATACTATTTAGCTAGTTTATATTGGCATTTTATTGACGTAGTTTGGGTATTTATCTTTACAGTAGTATACTTAATGGGAATGGTGGGATAA
- the ctaD gene encoding cytochrome c oxidase subunit I has translation MSTLTQKKGIGATIWDYLTTVDHKKIAILYLISGGFFFLVGGLEAMLIRIQLAVPDNDFVSAGLYNEILTMHGTTMIFLAAMPLLFALMNAVVPLQIGARDVAFPFLNSLGFWLFFFGGIFLNLSWFLDGAPDAGWTSYASLALHSPGHGVDFYLLGLQVSGIGTLIAGINFLVTIINMRAPGMTYMRMPLFTWTTFVASALILFAFPALTVGLALLMFDRLFDTAFFNPALGGNTVIWEHLFWIFGHPEVYILILPAFGIFSDILPVFARKRLFGYSSMVFATVLIGFLGFMVWAHHMFTTGLGPIANAIFAVATMAIAVPTGIKIFNWLFTIWGGSIRFTSPMIWSVAFIPTFVMGGVTGVMLAAAAADYQYHDTYFVVAHFHYVIVGGVVFSLFAGAIYWWPTMFGKMLNEKLNIVTFILFFIGFHLTFFIQHFLGLMGMPRRVFTFLPGQGLNVGNAISTVGAFLMAAATIILLYNIVLTAIKGKKVGMDPWGDGRTLEWAIPSPPPEYNFKQTPLVRGLDALWIEKMEGNKEMTPAEPLGDIHMPNGSILPFIMSFGLFVVSFGLMYREDYSWGLAAIFVGFIITLAAMFLRSIIDDHGYHIHKEDLMNEDKGGKA, from the coding sequence GTGAGCACGTTAACTCAGAAAAAGGGGATCGGTGCAACAATATGGGACTACTTAACAACTGTTGACCATAAAAAGATTGCGATCCTTTACCTGATATCCGGTGGCTTCTTCTTCCTTGTTGGTGGATTAGAAGCGATGCTGATACGTATTCAGCTGGCCGTTCCAGATAATGACTTTGTTAGTGCAGGCCTTTATAACGAAATACTAACAATGCATGGAACGACTATGATATTTCTGGCAGCAATGCCATTATTATTTGCATTAATGAATGCAGTTGTACCTTTACAAATTGGTGCACGTGACGTAGCATTTCCGTTTTTAAACTCTTTAGGTTTTTGGTTATTCTTCTTTGGAGGAATCTTCCTAAACTTAAGTTGGTTTTTAGACGGAGCACCTGACGCGGGTTGGACTTCATATGCTTCCTTAGCATTACATTCACCTGGACATGGTGTAGATTTTTATTTACTAGGTTTACAGGTGTCCGGTATTGGTACACTTATAGCCGGGATAAACTTCCTTGTAACTATTATTAATATGCGTGCCCCTGGTATGACGTATATGCGTATGCCACTGTTTACTTGGACGACATTTGTAGCATCTGCACTTATCTTATTTGCATTCCCTGCATTAACTGTAGGATTAGCGCTACTAATGTTTGACCGCTTGTTTGATACAGCATTTTTTAACCCAGCTCTAGGTGGTAACACTGTAATATGGGAGCATTTATTCTGGATCTTCGGACATCCTGAAGTATACATCTTAATTTTACCAGCATTTGGTATTTTCTCGGATATTCTTCCGGTGTTCGCTAGAAAACGCTTATTCGGATATTCTTCAATGGTATTTGCTACCGTTTTAATTGGATTCTTAGGCTTCATGGTGTGGGCTCACCACATGTTTACGACTGGCTTAGGTCCAATTGCAAACGCTATTTTTGCTGTAGCAACTATGGCTATTGCTGTACCTACAGGAATTAAGATCTTTAACTGGCTATTTACGATTTGGGGAGGATCTATTCGATTTACTTCTCCAATGATCTGGTCTGTTGCTTTCATTCCAACTTTCGTAATGGGTGGGGTAACAGGTGTTATGCTTGCGGCTGCAGCAGCTGACTATCAGTACCATGACACTTACTTTGTTGTCGCTCACTTCCACTATGTTATTGTTGGTGGAGTAGTATTTTCATTATTTGCTGGAGCAATTTATTGGTGGCCAACAATGTTTGGTAAAATGCTTAATGAAAAGTTAAATATCGTTACATTTATCCTATTCTTTATTGGATTCCACCTAACTTTCTTTATCCAGCATTTCTTAGGGTTAATGGGTATGCCTCGTCGTGTATTCACTTTCCTGCCAGGTCAAGGATTGAATGTAGGAAATGCTATTAGTACAGTCGGTGCGTTTTTAATGGCCGCTGCTACGATTATCTTACTTTATAATATTGTTTTAACAGCTATTAAAGGTAAGAAGGTTGGCATGGATCCTTGGGGTGATGGTCGTACACTTGAGTGGGCAATTCCATCTCCACCACCTGAATATAACTTTAAACAAACGCCACTTGTTCGTGGATTAGATGCTTTATGGATTGAAAAAATGGAGGGTAACAAAGAGATGACACCTGCTGAGCCTCTTGGTGACATTCATATGCCTAATGGTTCAATCTTACCTTTCATCATGTCATTTGGATTATTCGTTGTATCATTTGGTTTGATGTATCGTGAAGACTATAGCTGGGGATTAGCAGCAATCTTTGTTGGTTTTATTATTACGTTGGCTGCAATGTTCCTACGATCTATTATTGATGATCATGGATATCATATTCATAAAGAAGATTTAATGAATGAAGATAAAGGAGGGAAAGCATAA
- the coxB gene encoding cytochrome c oxidase subunit II: MRKWLTKWRLFSLFAMLTLVLAGCGEPFLSTLKPAGEVADMQYDLMVLSTLIMVVVIAVVTVIFIYVIVKFRRREGEENNIPVQVEGNHKLEIIWTVIPILLLIVLTVPVVSATFKLAEVDAIDDENRKPEDAIVVNVRANLYWWEFEYPDYGVVTSQDLIVPTDERVYFNLIASDVKHSFWIPSAGGKMDTNTENVNQMWLTFDSERADQAGEYFYGKCAELCGPSHGLMDFKVKAITRDEFDQWISDMETAEAVASTDLAVQGEQLFEEKGCIACHAISPTDERPAAARTAPNLATFGERARVAGILDHNAENVRNWLKDPETYKPGNKMTNTYDTLSDEELDALTEYLMGLKVSSN, encoded by the coding sequence AGAAAATGGCTGACAAAATGGCGTCTGTTTTCATTATTTGCAATGCTGACGCTCGTCTTAGCCGGCTGTGGTGAACCGTTTCTTTCCACACTTAAGCCTGCTGGTGAAGTAGCGGATATGCAGTACGACTTAATGGTCCTAAGTACGCTCATTATGGTTGTAGTCATTGCAGTCGTAACAGTAATCTTCATTTACGTTATTGTGAAGTTCAGAAGACGTGAAGGAGAAGAAAACAACATTCCTGTTCAAGTAGAAGGGAATCATAAGCTAGAAATCATTTGGACTGTAATTCCTATCTTATTATTAATTGTTTTAACAGTACCTGTTGTTTCTGCGACTTTTAAGCTTGCAGAAGTAGACGCAATTGATGATGAAAACCGTAAACCAGAAGATGCAATTGTAGTTAACGTAAGAGCAAATCTTTATTGGTGGGAATTTGAATATCCTGACTATGGAGTAGTAACAAGTCAAGATTTAATCGTGCCGACTGATGAAAGAGTATACTTTAATTTAATCGCTTCTGATGTAAAGCACTCATTCTGGATTCCATCTGCTGGTGGTAAGATGGATACAAATACAGAAAATGTAAATCAAATGTGGTTAACATTTGATTCTGAGAGAGCGGATCAAGCGGGCGAATATTTCTATGGGAAATGTGCTGAGCTTTGCGGACCTTCACATGGTTTAATGGACTTTAAAGTAAAAGCCATTACAAGAGACGAATTTGACCAATGGATCTCTGACATGGAAACGGCTGAAGCTGTTGCTTCAACTGATTTAGCTGTACAAGGTGAACAATTATTTGAAGAAAAAGGCTGTATTGCGTGTCACGCAATTTCTCCAACAGATGAGCGTCCTGCAGCAGCTAGAACAGCACCAAACCTAGCTACATTTGGTGAGCGTGCTCGAGTAGCAGGTATCCTTGATCATAACGCTGAAAATGTTCGTAATTGGTTAAAGGATCCAGAGACGTATAAACCAGGCAATAAGATGACAAACACATATGATACATTGTCTGATGAAGAGCTTGACGCTCTAACTGAATACTTAATGGGACTTAAAGTTTCAAGTAATTAA